The following nucleotide sequence is from Candidatus Thorarchaeota archaeon.
GCATAGTGTGGAGTGCTCCACGTGTGGCCGAAGCCAATAGCGTGCATAGACTCATGGAGTTGGATCACCGAGACCCCGGCCTTCGGAGTGACCCCATCAGAGAGGTAATAACGTTCCCAACTCTTCCAGATAACCGTCTGGCCTCCACCACCAAGGCCTGTAAAATAATGCCCTGCATATTCCATGACCATGTTCTTCTTGATGAAGACGACACCAAAGACTTCGGCAGTGTTCGAGGCACCAGTGACATAGTGCGGTCTCATCTGAGTATAGATCGCATCGAACATGCTGCCCCCATCAGCCACAGTAAGGCCACCAGATGTAGAGGCATGACTCCAGAACAATGTCTTCCAGTCTGTATACGAGTCGATATCAAGATAGTCAACATCAACAGTCCAGTTGATGAAAGGGATCAACTGAGTGAGATGCTCCTGTTGCATCTTTGCATTCGTCACCCAACGCAGACTGTCTACAGAAACCCCATTTTTCACATCCATGTCAAAGACCAACGCACGCAGTCGGCCATTACTCACATATTTCGTCGGCGAATGGAGCGTCGGGAAAAAGAGGTAGCTGACAGGATCGTAGACATAGCCTGCAATATAGGACACGAGCTTTGCAGCATCGGAGGGAGTTGTCAGATCAAGAGTCTGCACATAGGAGTCCATATCCATGAAGGTACTGAGTGGACAGTTAGAGTAGGGGGGATCGTTCCACCAGATCCGTGCCCACTTCAGGTACCACTCATCAGCAGAGGGATCGAGGACATAGATATTCCCTCGCTTCCCACCGAATCCTGCAAACTCGAACTTTACACCAGCATTCAGATCATTGTCCCACTCCAGACGGAAGAAGTCCTGTAGTCGCCCAGAGTCGGGGTCTATCGGATGATAATCGAACCAGTGTTCAAGAGCGTGATCCGTTGAATCGAATTTGCTGAAATTTAATAGATAAAATATGTAGCCCATCTTGGGAGGAGTCACATATGGGTGGTCCAACAACCATTGTTCGACAACATCGGCATCAATAGATCGTCCAGCCCGTGGATAGAAGATTCTCTGAGGTTCATCGGGGTGCTCTTTCTGGTAGACCAGAGCGGTCTCGTTCAGCCAAGTCCCCGTCTCCGAACTGTTCACCGAATTGGTAAGCATGACCTGCTCCAGAGCAGCAGACCAAGTCACATTGGCATAGTGAAAATTGTAGGTGATGTCATAGTGAATATGCACATCAGCGGTCGTGTAATCACGAGTGTGCGGAAGATTTGTTGTCATCAGATTGGTATCAATCACGTTCGCATCATAATTCACCAACACGAACTCAACAGTCCATGAATGATCCACCTTGCCATCACTCAGAGCAGAGAGGACCATGGGGGATGTGATAGCCCGATCTGCATGGTTCGCAGTCACAGGAACCATCGGCATCACGAACAGGACAAGCAACAGGATCACGTGATAGCGCATGATACTCATTCCCGCATTTTCGAATATGTACAATTCGGTCTCAGCCATGCGATTTATTATGACCACAACCATAAGTATATTAGGAGATAATATGTTACATTATTAGCGTCGGCAGTACCGCATGCAAGCAGAGATCCTTTCAATAATTCATCGATGCCCCCCCTAAGACTCTGCGCACCTTTGATTCGCCGACGCATCATATTTTTCTGATCCGGCCCATTTCTTCAATTCTCCGAGTGCACTATCACGATGATAGACAGCGGACGGCTTCAGCCCACAAATTGGCACGAAGAACGCCGACAAAATCAATGGTAAAGAAAACAAGACCAGCCATAATGAAAAAGCGAAGTCCTTTTTAGACACGGTTCTTAAATATTCCAGTAACTTGGACTTCAGGTAGTTAGTCTGATCGCAGGAGATTAACTCGAAGGAGAGAAGAAAATGATCTCTAAAAATGCAATACTTGGCCTCGTTGTCATTTTTATAATCGTAGGTGCTGGTGCTGGCATCTATCTCGTGACACAACCCGTCCACAATCCCTATGAAGTTGCAATAGTCTTTGCAACAGGGGGACTCGGTGACAAATCATTCAACGATGGATGCTACACAGGAGCGCAGAAGGCGAAGACGGATTATAATATTAATTTTACCTATTCCGAACCTGAAAAAATATCCGATTATGAAACCTTCTTGCGGCAGTACGCATCCCATGCCGGATATATTGAACCATTTGACCTCATCATCAGTGTCGGCTTCGATCAGGCAGATGCTGTAATGGCGGTAGCAAAGGACTATCCGAACCAGAAGTTCGCAATTGTTGACATGTTCATTGATCCAACAAACTATTCGAACGTGGCGTCACTCTTGTTCAATGAGAACGAGGGATCGGCCCTTGTCGGTGCGATCGCAGGCCTGACAACCAAGACAAACAAGATCGGATTCCTTGGTGGCATGGATATTCCGCTGATCAGAAAATTTGCCGCTGGCTATGTCTGGGGTGCAAACTACACCAATCCTGGAATCCAGCACACAGAACAATATGTGGGAGACTGGGCTGACCAAGCAAAGGGTAAGACCTTGGCAAGTGGAATGTACACGGACGGCGCAGACATCATCTTTGCTGCTGCCGGACGATCGGGACTCGGTGCTTTTGACGCAGCTAAAGAGATGAATGCAACCTCTTCGCACCCACTCTGGGTAATCGGCGTGGATTCACCGCAGATGTACCTCGGCTGCGCAGACACAGATAATCCGGCACCACCTACAGTAGGCCTGACATCTATGCTCAAGCGAGTCGATGTTGCAGTATACAGTATCATGCACGAGGCGGTTCTCGGCACGTGGACTGGCGGTCTCAAGTTCTTCAACTTGGCCAATGGTGGCCTCGACTATGAGATTAATGAGTCGCTTCTCACACTGCCGCAGTCGGTCAAGGATACTGTCAATGATCTCAAGCAGGCAATCATCAACGGGACCTTTACGGTACCTAGTGATATCTACTGGACATAATTCTAAAATAATGTGGGGACCATTCCCCACATCTCTATTTTTTACAATTGATTTCTGAATCAAGTTCTCCGAAAAAGGCCTATGCATATATAGGACCGTGCTGGTAAGCCTATACTAAGGTGGACAGTCGAATGACAACCATGACCGATCCCACTGATCACATGCCTTATGCGGTTGAGCTTGAAAACATATCCAAATCTTTTCCCGGAGGAGTTCAGGCTAACAAAAACATCACATTACAAATTAAAGAAGGAGAGGTCCATGGTCTTCTTGGGGAGAATGGAGCAGGAAAGAGCACACTGATGAATGTACTCTATGGTCTCCTCGGAAAAGATGCTGGGCGTATCGTCATTCGCGGAGAAGAGGTGACATTACGGTCCCCCGAAGATGCCATATCCCGAGGCGTGGGAATGGTCCATCAACATTTCAAACTCATACCTACACTCACAGTGACTGAGAATGTGATGCTGGGTGCAGAACCCAGTGCTAGTAAAATTGGAAAGGACTCATTATTTATTCTGGTTATTTTGGCGTTTTCAGTGATCGTATTTGCTGGTTATTTCCATGGAATCCTTACCAGCATGATACTATTAGGCGTCATCATATTATTAATATTAATATCGCTAAGAATGAATGCATGGCTTTCAAATGTGCACAATAGAATCATCTCAAAACAAAAAACATCGTCGGGGTTGAAGGCGAGAATATGGGGTGCAATTGCGTCCACAATACTTGCAATTAAAGCGATCTTTCTGAGCCTGCGCCCATTAGGATACGACGAGGCCCGCAAGAAAATCATGGAGGTCGCAAAGGCCAATGGTATGGAGATCGATCCGGATGCGAAAGTGCAGGACATCTCGGTAGGCCTTCAGCAACGTGTAGAGATCATTAAGGCACTCTATCGCAATGCCGAGATACTGATCTTGGATGAACCGACCTCTGTTCTCACACCACAGGAGGTCGATGACCTCTTTGAGACCCTGAAGCAATTCCGCGACAGTGGAAAGACGATCATTCTCATCACCCACAAGTTGAGAGAGACTATGGCATTGTGTGATAGA
It contains:
- a CDS encoding BMP family ABC transporter substrate-binding protein; the protein is MISKNAILGLVVIFIIVGAGAGIYLVTQPVHNPYEVAIVFATGGLGDKSFNDGCYTGAQKAKTDYNINFTYSEPEKISDYETFLRQYASHAGYIEPFDLIISVGFDQADAVMAVAKDYPNQKFAIVDMFIDPTNYSNVASLLFNENEGSALVGAIAGLTTKTNKIGFLGGMDIPLIRKFAAGYVWGANYTNPGIQHTEQYVGDWADQAKGKTLASGMYTDGADIIFAAAGRSGLGAFDAAKEMNATSSHPLWVIGVDSPQMYLGCADTDNPAPPTVGLTSMLKRVDVAVYSIMHEAVLGTWTGGLKFFNLANGGLDYEINESLLTLPQSVKDTVNDLKQAIINGTFTVPSDIYWT
- a CDS encoding ABC transporter ATP-binding protein — protein: MPYAVELENISKSFPGGVQANKNITLQIKEGEVHGLLGENGAGKSTLMNVLYGLLGKDAGRIVIRGEEVTLRSPEDAISRGVGMVHQHFKLIPTLTVTENVMLGAEPSASKIGKDSLFILVILAFSVIVFAGYFHGILTSMILLGVIILLILISLRMNAWLSNVHNRIISKQKTSSGLKARIWGAIASTILAIKAIFLSLRPLGYDEARKKIMEVAKANGMEIDPDAKVQDISVGLQQRVEIIKALYRNAEILILDEPTSVLTPQEVDDLFETLKQFRDSGKTIILITHKLRETMALCDRISVLRDGELVGTVNKTDTTPEELAQMMVGRPFVFGLEKEPARPGDVVLSVEDLVVKDIRGVTMVKGVSFEVRAGEILGIAGVEGNGQTELVEAITGLTKVDKGKITIDGVDITQADSRAVKEARVAHIPEDRQKRGLILAFSVEENMALGAHYREPFANKWGVLQPFEFRRNAIALVDKYSVKVTDVADPASTLSGGNQQKVVVARELSSDPRIVIAAQPTRGLDVGATQYIHNVLLALRDSGVAVLLVSAELDEIRALSDRIAVIFDGQIIASRDSTSATAQELGLLMAGHSVEEATT